A stretch of the Synechocystis sp. PCC 7338 genome encodes the following:
- a CDS encoding SxtJ family membrane protein — protein MTNMKTAPTVKILREFAWIMAGMIAFLFGLLIPLLKGHGLPVLPWAIAAGFVFLGLLAPRSLGPVYELWLKIGHVLGWINSRIILTLIFALVVTPMALVMKLLKRDTMARQLEPQRVTYRSPCRPRDINHLQKPY, from the coding sequence ATGACGAATATGAAGACTGCTCCCACGGTCAAAATACTGCGGGAATTTGCCTGGATTATGGCAGGGATGATTGCCTTTTTGTTTGGTCTACTCATTCCCCTGCTCAAGGGCCACGGATTACCCGTATTGCCCTGGGCGATCGCCGCTGGCTTTGTGTTTTTGGGACTGTTGGCTCCCCGCAGTTTGGGCCCAGTATACGAACTATGGCTAAAAATTGGCCACGTTTTAGGGTGGATTAATAGCCGCATTATCCTGACCCTAATTTTTGCGTTGGTGGTTACCCCCATGGCCCTGGTGATGAAATTATTGAAAAGGGACACCATGGCCCGTCAACTGGAGCCCCAACGAGTTACCTATCGATCGCCTTGTCGTCCCCGGGACATTAACCATCTGCAAAAACCCTACTAA
- a CDS encoding glycosyltransferase family 1 protein — translation MKIVIDGIFFQIADTGIARVWRTLLEKWCDSGFIENIVLIDRGHTAPSLPGVQYYHLPPFNYQEEALFSGKLQDICNQFNADLFISTYYTTPLYTPSVLIIHDMIPEVIGLDLSEFWWREKRYAIVYASQYITVSRNTAKDLLKLCPEVKASQVNIIHNGVDSIFSPASAAEIAAVKYKFAINSPYLLLVGSRLSLNQYKNATILFQAFQASKDLQKLTLVCVGGEIALEPELAALASDINVCLVRPTDWELRCLYSGAIALVYPSLYEGFGLPILEAMACDCPVITCHNSSLPEVGEDAVIYVGGQDVVEMVAALEKVQTPTIRNELIARGKEQAKKFSWWTTATKISQLCLKTIEDNKNRPQKQNFTALWQDFRQCQVEELKHRVLLGELEWKNTEANHVIDHLQAHNHNMAGRNAQLEVENKTLIEQIERQNQQITQLKTNNQVLQVELEASSQQIQELSNTKKTIKRLCKKALKKLFAFTRTKIH, via the coding sequence ATGAAAATTGTTATTGATGGCATCTTTTTTCAAATTGCTGACACAGGCATCGCTCGGGTTTGGCGAACTCTGTTGGAAAAATGGTGCGATTCTGGTTTCATAGAAAATATTGTTCTAATTGATCGAGGTCATACTGCTCCATCACTACCAGGGGTGCAATACTACCATCTCCCCCCATTTAATTATCAAGAAGAGGCGTTATTTTCTGGCAAACTGCAGGATATTTGTAATCAATTTAATGCCGACTTATTTATTTCTACCTATTACACTACTCCGTTATATACTCCCTCGGTTTTAATCATTCATGACATGATTCCGGAGGTAATTGGCTTAGATTTAAGCGAATTCTGGTGGCGAGAAAAACGCTATGCCATAGTTTATGCCAGTCAGTATATTACGGTGTCTAGAAATACCGCTAAGGACTTGCTCAAACTTTGTCCCGAAGTTAAGGCTTCCCAAGTAAATATTATTCATAATGGTGTAGATAGTATCTTTTCCCCTGCTTCTGCCGCAGAAATTGCCGCCGTCAAGTATAAGTTTGCCATCAACTCTCCCTATTTACTTTTAGTCGGGTCTCGTTTAAGTCTTAATCAGTATAAGAACGCAACTATTCTATTCCAAGCCTTCCAGGCCAGCAAAGATCTCCAAAAACTTACTCTTGTTTGTGTTGGGGGAGAAATTGCCTTGGAGCCAGAATTAGCTGCCCTAGCTAGTGACATTAATGTTTGTTTAGTTCGACCAACAGATTGGGAATTAAGGTGCCTTTATTCCGGGGCGATCGCCTTGGTTTACCCTTCTTTGTATGAAGGATTTGGTTTACCCATTCTTGAGGCAATGGCTTGCGATTGTCCTGTGATTACTTGCCATAATTCTTCGCTGCCGGAGGTGGGGGAAGATGCGGTTATCTATGTTGGCGGCCAAGACGTAGTAGAAATGGTTGCAGCCTTAGAAAAAGTGCAAACTCCAACCATTCGCAATGAATTAATTGCCAGGGGCAAAGAGCAAGCGAAAAAATTTTCTTGGTGGACAACCGCCACTAAAATTAGTCAGCTATGCCTAAAAACTATTGAGGATAATAAAAATAGACCCCAAAAACAGAATTTCACTGCCCTTTGGCAGGACTTTCGGCAATGTCAAGTGGAAGAGCTTAAACATCGTGTTCTATTGGGGGAACTTGAATGGAAAAACACGGAAGCAAATCATGTAATTGATCATTTACAAGCTCATAATCATAATATGGCAGGCAGAAATGCCCAGTTAGAAGTGGAAAATAAAACCTTAATCGAGCAAATAGAACGGCAAAACCAGCAAATTACCCAATTAAAAACTAATAACCAAGTCTTACAAGTTGAACTTGAGGCTTCCTCACAACAAATTCAAGAATTGTCAAACACCAAAAAGACGATTAAAAGGTTATGTAAAAAAGCATTGAAGAAACTATTTGCATTTACAAGAACTAAGATACACTAA
- a CDS encoding DUF5989 family protein, with translation MEGFIELLQDVWGFLRQRKKYWLLPLILTLVLLGALIVFTQGSAIAPFIYTLF, from the coding sequence ATGGAAGGATTTATTGAATTATTGCAAGATGTTTGGGGATTTTTGCGACAAAGAAAAAAATATTGGCTATTACCGCTGATTTTAACCCTGGTTCTCCTGGGAGCGTTAATTGTTTTCACCCAAGGATCGGCGATCGCCCCCTTTATTTACACCCTCTTTTAA
- the hypF gene encoding carbamoyltransferase HypF encodes MLTTVAIQVQGRVQGVGFRPFVYALAQEMGLNGWVNNSAQGATIVITADQRAIADFTNRLTKALPPPGLIEQLAIEQLPLESFTNFTIRPSGDGPKTATILPDLSTCSACLAELFDPGDRRYLYPFINCTHCGPRYTIIEALPYDRCRTTMAKFCQCADCQREYEQPGNRRFHAQPNACPRCGPQLVFWDCQGKIIAQTNNALNLAIDNLKVGNIVAIKGLGGFHLCCDATNFKAVKKLRERKQRPDKPLAVMYGNLGQIMEYYQPNSKEIELLQSAAAPIVLLSKTPQLILTENIAPSNYNVGVMLAYTPLHHLLLKELDNPIVATSGNLAGEPICIDNFDALNRLKNIADGFLVHDRPIVCPLDDSVVQIVAGEPLFLRRARGYAPQPITLPQSAKKNLLAVGGHYKNTVAIAKQNQAYLSQHLGDLDTISTYQAFEQTIAHLAQLYDFLPQEIIADLHPDYLSHQYAENQALPVTFVQHHYAHILAVMAEHEIKEESVLGIAWDGTGYGIDGTIWGGEFLKITHDTWHRIAYLRPFALLGNQQAIKYPHRIALALLWSTFDNDLSADYLSNWLGFNNGFNDEITTNLNKDLNNKNLHHLWRRGEAPLTSSMGRLFDGITALIGLIDQVTFEGQAAMVLEAQARPDLTREYYPFTLVDQENKLVVDWQFLIRAIITEERIKTDLIATKFHNTLVALIVAIAERQGIEKVVLGGGCFQNRYLLSNAISALKKAGFSPLWPRQLPPNDGALCIGQLLAKIQPRQYVDYPYLS; translated from the coding sequence ATGTTAACAACCGTTGCCATACAGGTACAGGGCAGGGTGCAAGGAGTGGGTTTTCGTCCTTTTGTTTATGCCCTTGCCCAGGAGATGGGACTAAACGGTTGGGTCAATAATTCTGCTCAAGGGGCCACCATTGTTATTACTGCTGACCAAAGAGCGATCGCCGACTTTACAAATAGATTAACTAAGGCATTGCCTCCCCCTGGCTTAATTGAACAGTTAGCTATTGAACAGTTACCTTTGGAAAGTTTTACTAACTTTACCATCCGCCCCAGTGGTGATGGCCCTAAAACCGCTACCATTTTGCCCGATTTATCCACTTGTTCTGCTTGTTTAGCAGAATTATTTGACCCTGGCGATCGCCGTTATCTTTATCCCTTTATTAACTGTACTCATTGCGGTCCCCGTTACACCATTATTGAAGCCCTGCCCTATGATCGCTGTCGTACTACTATGGCTAAATTTTGCCAATGTGCTGACTGCCAAAGGGAATATGAACAACCTGGCAATCGGCGCTTCCATGCCCAACCCAATGCCTGCCCCCGCTGTGGTCCTCAACTTGTCTTTTGGGACTGCCAAGGTAAGATAATTGCCCAGACAAATAATGCTTTAAATCTGGCTATTGATAATTTAAAAGTAGGCAATATTGTTGCCATTAAAGGCTTAGGAGGATTTCATTTATGTTGTGATGCCACTAACTTTAAGGCAGTAAAAAAGCTAAGAGAAAGAAAACAACGACCAGATAAACCATTGGCAGTAATGTATGGTAATCTTGGTCAAATTATGGAATATTACCAGCCCAATTCCAAAGAAATTGAGTTGTTACAAAGTGCCGCCGCTCCCATTGTGTTGTTAAGCAAAACGCCTCAGTTAATTTTGACGGAAAATATTGCTCCTAGTAACTACAATGTGGGAGTGATGTTAGCCTATACTCCCCTCCATCATTTATTACTAAAAGAGCTAGATAACCCCATCGTAGCCACCAGTGGTAATTTGGCGGGGGAACCAATTTGCATCGACAATTTTGATGCTTTAAACCGTCTGAAAAATATCGCCGATGGCTTCCTTGTCCACGATCGCCCGATTGTTTGTCCGCTGGATGATTCCGTAGTGCAAATAGTAGCAGGGGAACCATTATTTTTGCGCCGAGCCCGGGGTTATGCTCCCCAGCCCATCACCTTACCCCAATCTGCTAAAAAAAACCTATTGGCGGTGGGAGGTCATTATAAAAACACAGTGGCGATCGCCAAACAAAATCAAGCTTATCTTAGCCAACATTTAGGAGATTTAGATACCATCTCCACCTATCAAGCATTTGAGCAAACCATTGCCCATTTAGCCCAACTATACGATTTTTTGCCCCAGGAAATTATTGCTGATCTACATCCTGACTATCTCAGCCATCAGTATGCCGAAAACCAAGCTTTACCTGTCACTTTTGTGCAGCATCACTATGCCCATATTTTAGCGGTCATGGCGGAACATGAAATTAAGGAAGAATCTGTATTAGGCATTGCTTGGGATGGCACCGGCTACGGTATAGATGGCACTATCTGGGGGGGAGAATTCCTCAAAATTACCCATGACACTTGGCACAGAATTGCCTATCTACGACCATTTGCTTTATTGGGTAATCAGCAGGCAATTAAATATCCTCATCGCATTGCCTTAGCGCTGTTATGGTCAACTTTTGATAATGATTTGTCTGCGGATTATTTAAGCAATTGGTTGGGTTTCAACAATGGTTTTAACGATGAAATAACCACCAACTTAAATAAGGATCTAAATAACAAAAATTTACACCATCTTTGGCGACGGGGGGAAGCGCCGTTAACTTCGAGCATGGGCCGCTTGTTTGATGGCATTACCGCTTTAATTGGATTGATTGACCAAGTGACATTTGAAGGTCAGGCTGCCATGGTTCTGGAAGCCCAAGCCAGACCTGATTTAACTAGAGAATATTATCCTTTCACTTTAGTAGATCAGGAAAATAAATTAGTAGTGGATTGGCAGTTCTTAATTAGGGCAATAATTACGGAAGAAAGAATAAAAACTGATCTAATTGCGACTAAATTCCATAACACCCTAGTGGCTTTAATTGTGGCCATAGCTGAACGCCAAGGAATTGAAAAAGTAGTTTTAGGGGGAGGATGTTTCCAAAATCGTTATTTACTTTCCAATGCCATTTCTGCCCTAAAAAAAGCTGGTTTTTCTCCCCTTTGGCCTAGGCAACTCCCCCCCAATGACGGTGCCCTCTGTATAGGTCAATTGTTAGCTAAAATTCAGCCTAGGCAATATGTTGATTATCCTTATCTTTCTTAA
- the rnc gene encoding ribonuclease III: MSLLPHRQTQLKALLRRLGLADNALVNWNLLDLALTHASQSPEENYQQLEFVGDAVVRLASAEVLMEQYPQTSVGEMSALRAILVSDRILAGWGELYGLDRFLWITPAVLADKNGRVSLMADSFEALLGALYLSVGDLSLIRPWLSEHLLAKAAEIRQDPALHNYKEALQAWTQAHYKCLPEYRVEPLDQNLPQQSGFQATVWLGDRHLGSGSGSSKKSAEQAAAQHAYEEFIAKEILPIAKTS; this comes from the coding sequence ATGTCCCTGCTTCCCCATCGTCAAACCCAGTTGAAAGCCCTACTACGACGGTTGGGATTGGCCGATAACGCCCTGGTGAATTGGAACCTGCTGGATTTGGCCCTGACCCATGCCAGTCAATCCCCGGAAGAAAATTATCAGCAATTGGAATTCGTTGGCGATGCGGTAGTGCGATTAGCTTCAGCGGAAGTGTTGATGGAACAATACCCCCAGACCTCGGTGGGGGAAATGTCTGCCCTGAGAGCTATTTTGGTTAGTGATCGCATCCTTGCCGGTTGGGGAGAATTGTATGGCCTAGACCGATTTCTTTGGATTACCCCGGCGGTATTGGCAGATAAAAATGGGCGAGTTTCCTTGATGGCAGATAGCTTTGAAGCTTTGTTGGGAGCCCTTTACCTAAGTGTGGGGGATTTGTCTTTGATCCGCCCTTGGTTAAGTGAGCATTTGCTAGCAAAAGCCGCTGAAATTAGACAAGATCCTGCCCTCCATAACTATAAGGAAGCCCTGCAGGCATGGACCCAAGCTCATTACAAATGTTTGCCGGAATACCGAGTGGAGCCCCTGGATCAAAATTTGCCCCAGCAATCAGGTTTTCAGGCAACGGTTTGGCTTGGCGATCGCCATTTAGGCAGTGGCAGTGGTTCATCGAAAAAAAGTGCAGAACAGGCTGCTGCTCAACACGCTTACGAAGAATTTATTGCCAAGGAAATTTTACCTATTGCCAAAACCAGTTAG